A single Microbacterium protaetiae DNA region contains:
- a CDS encoding cation diffusion facilitator family transporter, translating into MSSSGGGKAIIAAFLANLGIALAKFVAWFFSGSASMLAEGIHSVADSGNQLLLLLGRRKARRQADQEHPFGHGRERFVYAFVVSIILFSVGGLFSIYEGVEKVTHPHELDHVWLAVLVLVIAICLEGYSLRTAIHESTPHKQKGESWIGFIRHAKAPELPVVLLEDTAALTGLVFALLGVGLSWLTGNPVFDAIGTLMIGTLLILVAITLGIETKSLLVGEGANQTDLRAIVAAIEDGPQVHRLIHIKTLYLGPDELLVAAKLAFAADKPLSAVAADIDTVEGRIRAAVPIARVIYLEPDVYRPSADPAPSTEAFIVKSED; encoded by the coding sequence ATGAGTTCCTCCGGCGGCGGCAAGGCGATCATCGCCGCATTCCTTGCGAACCTGGGCATTGCCCTGGCGAAGTTCGTCGCGTGGTTCTTCTCGGGGTCGGCGTCCATGCTGGCCGAGGGCATCCACTCGGTCGCCGACAGCGGCAACCAGCTGCTTCTGCTGCTCGGCCGCCGGAAGGCACGGCGGCAGGCAGACCAGGAGCACCCGTTCGGTCACGGCCGCGAGAGGTTCGTCTACGCATTCGTGGTCTCGATCATCCTGTTCTCGGTCGGCGGGCTGTTCTCGATCTACGAGGGCGTCGAGAAGGTCACGCACCCGCACGAGCTCGACCATGTCTGGCTCGCGGTGCTGGTTCTCGTCATCGCCATCTGCCTGGAGGGCTACTCGCTGCGCACGGCTATCCACGAATCGACGCCGCACAAGCAGAAGGGCGAGTCGTGGATCGGTTTCATCCGGCACGCGAAGGCCCCTGAGCTGCCGGTGGTGCTTCTGGAAGACACCGCAGCCCTGACCGGCCTCGTGTTCGCACTGCTGGGCGTCGGGCTGTCGTGGCTGACCGGCAACCCGGTCTTCGACGCCATCGGCACGCTCATGATCGGCACGCTGCTGATTCTGGTGGCGATCACACTGGGCATCGAGACCAAGAGTCTTCTCGTGGGCGAGGGCGCGAACCAGACCGATCTGCGCGCCATCGTGGCCGCGATCGAAGACGGCCCCCAGGTGCACCGGCTCATCCACATCAAGACGCTCTACCTCGGCCCCGACGAGCTGCTGGTGGCCGCCAAGCTCGCGTTCGCTGCCGACAAACCGCTGTCAGCGGTCGCCGCCGACATCGACACGGTCGAAGGGCGCATCCGCGCTGCCGTGCCGATCGCCCGGGTCATCTACCTCGAACCCGACGTCTACCGGCCCAGCGCCGACCCCGCGCCCTCGACCGAGGCGTTCATTGTGAAATCGGAGGATTGA
- a CDS encoding DUF3467 domain-containing protein: MSDDLPQQFEIDLPPDIIPGNYADFANVWHTPTVFVMDFVTLAQPPREETNEDTGERVAVVPARVVSRIRIPPEQVFELAKALTQQLEYWEQETGKRSPE, from the coding sequence ATGAGCGATGATCTGCCCCAGCAGTTCGAGATCGACCTGCCGCCCGACATCATCCCGGGCAACTACGCCGACTTCGCGAACGTGTGGCACACCCCGACGGTCTTCGTCATGGACTTCGTCACCCTTGCCCAGCCGCCGCGCGAAGAGACAAACGAAGACACCGGAGAACGCGTCGCCGTCGTGCCAGCGCGGGTGGTCAGCCGCATTCGGATCCCACCCGAGCAGGTGTTCGAACTCGCCAAGGCACTCACCCAGCAGCTCGAGTACTGGGAGCAGGAGACGGGCAAGCGGTCGCCCGAATGA
- the tadA gene encoding tRNA adenosine(34) deaminase TadA — protein sequence MDRALALAAAAGAAGDVPVGAVVTDSAGRVIAEGRNEREETGDPTAHAEVMALRQAAASLGSWNLEDHTLVVTLEPCLMCAGAILQARIGRVVFGAWDDKAGAAGSVYDVLRDRRLPYRAEVVGGVREAESSALLRAFFDARR from the coding sequence ATGGATCGCGCCCTCGCTCTCGCCGCCGCGGCGGGGGCGGCCGGCGACGTGCCGGTCGGGGCGGTGGTGACCGATTCGGCGGGGCGGGTCATCGCCGAGGGGCGCAACGAGCGTGAAGAGACCGGCGATCCCACCGCGCACGCCGAGGTCATGGCTCTGCGACAGGCCGCGGCATCCCTCGGCTCCTGGAACCTCGAGGACCACACGCTGGTGGTCACCCTCGAGCCGTGCCTGATGTGCGCCGGGGCGATTCTGCAGGCGCGCATCGGCCGGGTGGTGTTCGGGGCGTGGGACGACAAGGCCGGGGCCGCCGGATCTGTCTACGACGTGCTGCGCGATCGCCGTCTGCCGTATCGCGCCGAGGTCGTCGGGGGAGTGCGCGAGGCCGAGTCCTCGGCCCTTCTACGTGCGTTCTTCGACGCCCGCCGCTGA
- the upp gene encoding uracil phosphoribosyltransferase translates to MRVHIADHPLITHKLTVLRDARTPSPVFRQLTEELVTLLAYEATRNVRVAPVQITTPVTTTTGVRIDEPRPIVVPILRAGLGMLEGMVKLLPTAEVGFLGMVRDEQTLQPTTYAERLPADLSDRQCFVLDPMLATGGSLGAAMEFLFARGAQDITAICLLGTPEGIAKIEEQVGDRDVTLVLGARDERLNEHGYIVPGLGDAGDRLYGTV, encoded by the coding sequence ATGCGCGTGCACATCGCCGACCACCCGTTGATCACCCACAAACTCACGGTGCTGCGCGATGCGCGCACACCCTCGCCGGTCTTCCGCCAGCTGACCGAAGAACTCGTCACGCTGCTCGCGTATGAGGCCACACGCAATGTGCGGGTGGCGCCGGTGCAGATCACCACGCCGGTGACCACGACGACCGGTGTGCGCATTGACGAGCCGCGCCCGATCGTCGTGCCCATCCTGCGCGCCGGGCTCGGGATGCTGGAGGGCATGGTGAAGCTGCTGCCGACAGCCGAAGTCGGGTTCCTCGGCATGGTCCGCGACGAGCAGACGCTGCAGCCGACGACCTACGCCGAGCGGCTGCCCGCCGACCTGAGCGACCGGCAGTGCTTCGTGCTCGACCCGATGCTGGCCACCGGCGGCTCGCTGGGTGCGGCGATGGAGTTCCTCTTCGCGCGCGGCGCGCAGGACATCACCGCCATCTGCCTGCTGGGCACCCCCGAGGGCATCGCGAAGATCGAAGAGCAGGTCGGTGACCGCGACGTGACCCTCGTGCTGGGCGCGCGCGACGAGCGGCTCAACGAACACGGCTACATCGTGCCGGGCCTGGGCGACGCGGGCGACCGCCTGTACGGCACGGTCTGA
- a CDS encoding TIGR03560 family F420-dependent LLM class oxidoreductase produces MEFCVFTEPQQGFSYDEQRVHAQEAERLGFDGWFRSDHYMRMGDGSPLPGPTDAWTTLAGLAVQTSRIRLGTLVSSVTYRVPGVLAIQVAQVDAMSGGRAELGLGTGWFEAEHKAYGIPFPPKRFGMLEEQLELITGLWATQGRYAFAGEHYTLVDAPALPKPVQERVPVIVGGGGVKRTPAIAARFATEFNIGFQPEDVIADKFAGVRAACEAEQRDPATLKLSVALPTLVGTSEDELSRRAAAIGRDSGAMRGDDVIAGTPDEVVEKVARLRALGAQRVYFQLPDQRDLEHLELLGSLLPQLRAL; encoded by the coding sequence ATGGAGTTCTGCGTGTTCACCGAACCCCAGCAGGGATTCAGCTACGACGAGCAGCGCGTGCACGCGCAGGAGGCCGAACGTCTCGGTTTCGACGGGTGGTTCCGCAGCGATCACTACATGCGCATGGGCGACGGGTCACCGCTGCCGGGCCCGACGGACGCGTGGACGACGCTGGCGGGGTTGGCCGTGCAGACCTCGCGCATCCGGCTCGGCACGCTCGTGTCGTCGGTGACCTACCGGGTGCCCGGGGTGCTGGCCATTCAGGTGGCGCAGGTGGACGCGATGAGCGGCGGCCGCGCCGAGCTGGGCCTGGGCACCGGCTGGTTCGAAGCAGAACACAAAGCCTACGGCATCCCGTTTCCGCCCAAGAGATTCGGGATGCTCGAAGAGCAGCTCGAGCTGATCACCGGACTGTGGGCGACCCAGGGTCGCTACGCGTTCGCCGGCGAGCACTACACGCTCGTCGACGCCCCGGCGCTGCCCAAGCCGGTGCAGGAGCGCGTTCCGGTGATCGTGGGCGGCGGCGGCGTGAAGCGCACTCCGGCGATCGCTGCGCGATTCGCGACCGAGTTCAACATCGGCTTCCAGCCCGAGGACGTGATCGCGGACAAGTTCGCGGGCGTGCGGGCCGCATGCGAGGCCGAGCAACGCGACCCGGCGACGCTCAAGCTGTCGGTCGCGCTGCCGACGCTCGTGGGTACGTCGGAGGACGAACTGTCACGCCGCGCGGCTGCCATCGGCCGCGATTCGGGCGCGATGCGCGGCGATGATGTCATCGCCGGCACACCCGACGAGGTCGTCGAGAAGGTCGCGCGGCTGCGTGCGCTCGGCGCGCAGCGCGTGTACTTCCAGCTGCCCGATCAGCGCGACCTTGAGCACCTCGAACTGCTGGGCTCGCTGCTGCCGCAGCTGCGCGCGCTCTGA